CTCCTCTGCTGTTTGCCAGACATACGCAGATGACGCGCTCCCATCCGGTAGGAGATTCTCTTTGAATCTACCTCGTACAAAACCAGGAACCCGAGCCCGGTCGACAAAAGCCTGTGGTTTTAAGTTAGAACGGAAAATCGGATATTTGTCTAAAAATGCATAAGCTAAATATGTCGAGGTTGGATACGATTTCACGAATGAATAGTCAGAAAGCTTTCCACAAACGCGCAGAATCTGTTCCTTTTCACTTTCAACTGAAGACGTTTCCTTTAAAACAAATTTTTGAGCATTCTGCCAGGCATGCAGGTCTTCTCCTTCGGGAAACTCTAGAGTCAGGTTTGCAGAATTCGATTCAACCTTTCCTTTCAAATTCGGATTTCGCAAGCTATCTAAATCTGCGACAACCTTCAGTGTATGCTTTCCGACCGACAAGTTTAGATCTAGGTAACTTACTCCTCCTTTAATGCTCTCACCAGGAAGAATAGTCCGCTTCGCTAAGAGCGAAAAATCGCCCGTGGTTTCATTAGGCGCCGGCATTCTAAGTGTCTCCTGTCCATCTACCCAAATGCTAACAGCGGCATTCTGCGTTGGTTTTAAGTTTGGTCCGATCTCCAGGGGTTGACTGCCAACGTTCGTCCAAGTAACCCTTATTCCTACAGGTTCACATTGAATGATTTTGCTTTTGGGAGAAATTCTTATTTCAAGATTGATTTGGCCAAACGCTGAAGTCACAATTCCAAGGAACAAGATTAGTGATGGGATGACTATTTTCATTTCTACCTCTTTACTCTGGATCATTATCTCCACGAACTGAGAAGGTCGGAGGATTACCAGCACAATTTCTAAATACACCTGGACAATCGATTCCTATCAAATCGCTACAGTCAAGTCTATCGATTCCATCTGTCCGCTGACAAAACGATTGCCATATATTTGACGGATCAACAAATTGATTCATCACGCACCACTCCTCATTTCCGCACAGCGGAAACGCTGGACGGCAGCTGCCAAAATTTCCGACTTGACTATTGCCACACCAAGAAAAGTTTTCATCATGACCATAGTTTTGTCCATCCGTACTCGGCGGGCAAGGAGCAATACCAGCTTGGTTAACCCCAAATTGGTGAGACAATTCATGATTGGTAGTCCGCTTAATATGGTTTGCCAACTGAGTGCCGTCACAGGCAGATGGCACATTTGTGCAGTAGTAGCTTACGTTTGCATCAATCGTATCAAGAAATATGAAGGTATCATCCGAGGCTTTGTGCGTATAACCGTTATAATTGCCACCGGATGAAGCAGGAATAATATGCCAGTTGTTCTGTTTTTGATTGCCACAGTCACCGCATTGGACTGGCGCTGGATTACCACAGGATGATCCAGCTGGAATTGTAATAGGACCTGGTTGTTTTTTTGAGAACCATGTCTGGTGGAAACGTAGAACATTGATTATGCAGCCTTCAAAAAAGACTTCAGGCATTGTTGGGAGCAAATTGTCATTCGAAAGCTGAACTTCTGCATAGCCATCGTCAAAAGTTTGAGAGAGATTACCGAAATCTCCCGCATAGAACCCGGAACTGATAACGCCCAATCCTGCAGACTGTCCGTTCGCAAAGTCGGGCATTGTGCCAAGGATTTGAGGACTACTTGCAAAATGCGGCTTCACCAAGTCGGATGTAAAAGTGACTGTGATCGTGCCGTTTCCATTGTTTGTAATTCCCCCCGGAGCGACCGTTGCTAGCTCCCCGACCGGATCGGTTACGTCAAATATGACTACTTGATCCCAATCCTGCAACTGT
The window above is part of the bacterium genome. Proteins encoded here:
- a CDS encoding tetratricopeptide repeat protein; translation: MKIVIPSLILFLGIVTSAFGQINLEIRISPKSKIIQCEPVGIRVTWTNVGSQPLEIGPNLKPTQNAAVSIWVDGQETLRMPAPNETTGDFSLLAKRTILPGESIKGGVSYLDLNLSVGKHTLKVVADLDSLRNPNLKGKVESNSANLTLEFPEGEDLHAWQNAQKFVLKETSSVESEKEQILRVCGKLSDYSFVKSYPTSTYLAYAFLDKYPIFRSNLKPQAFVDRARVPGFVRGRFKENLLPDGSASSAYVWQTAEEWLQEVVDIGEILLKKHDNDPYLGVTLRMNIGLSNYILGRRDSAKRILQEALRKNSAPTESERVSQLLFYMEQKP